Genomic segment of Gemmatimonadota bacterium:
GCCGTATTGCTGTCGATCTCGATGGTGCGACCGACGATCTGTCGGTCGCCTCCATACCGGCGCTGCCACAACTCATGACTGAGTATGACGGTGGAGGGGGGTATCTCGCCGGGATTGGCATCGGGACTGACCGGGTCCGAGTCCTCTAGGACGAAGCCGCGTCCTATCAAGGGCACAATGCCCAGCACGTTCAGGAAGTTGTGCGTCGTGAGAGCGATGTCGACGACCTCGGGGTCGCCGTCGCCGCCCGTGAGTGTTTGAGCACGGGTAACCACGCCGGCGAGGTCCTCGAACAGCGTCGACTGCTCCTGCATGTCTCGGAGGTCGAGTGGCGAGATGTTGAAGTGGGGCTGGTTTCGGTTGGTGAGGTTGGCCCAGATCACGGCGAGTCGATCTGACTCTTCGTAAGGAAGGGGCTCGAAGAGCACACTCTGGACCACGCTGAAAATGGCTGTGGTCGCACCGATACCGAGTGCAATCGTACCGACTGTGATCGCCGTGAAGCCAGGTTGGCGGAGGAGGCTTCGGACTGTGTATCGGAGGTCTCGCATGAGTTCGCCCAAGGTATCGCTCCGGCAGTTCTAGGGTCCATTGAAGGGGTGGACTTACGTCGCCCCACTGGGGCGCGCAAGGTGCGACCCAGCGGGTTCCCATGGGTTGCCCGGGGCCGCTAGGCCTAAAATAAGCGAGTTGGGCAAGAACGCCTGCGGGTTGTGCGGTGGGCGCTATAGCAGCTTAGAAGCGTGCATGAAATGGCGGATCTCTGTCGCTCGGGCAGGGTGGCGGTAGCGCAACGCCTGAGTGGAGAGATGTTTTAGGGGTTCAGGGCGCAGAGATCCCTGGACCGCGCCGTAGCGGCCCGTACAAGCGTGTAAGCGGTCTGGGACCCTGGGAGACCGCGGTGACTACCCGAAGCCAGTGCGCTCGATGGTGCGCCAGGCACTGAAGAAGCGGTCCAGAGTGGGTTGGTAGCCAAGGAGCCGGATCGTGATGCTGCGCGCTCGCCGCGTCACACGGCAGGGTATGAGGATGACGCTGTGGATGAAGCGGCGGAACTCCATGCCCAGATATTCCTTCCGATCCCGCTTCAGGTGCATCATCATCGCGAACCACGACTTGATGTTCCAAGCCAAGGCCGCGATGACCATGTAGGCCCAGTTGCTCACCAGGTCGTAGAGCGGCACCCGCAGCGCGTTGACGCCATTCTTGAGCTGCTCGATGACGTTCTCCTGGTCGCAGCGCTCGTTCGCACACCGGACCACTTCCGCGGCGCTGAGATCTGTGCGGGTCGTGATGTAGAAGAAGTAGCGGATCTCATCGATCAGGACGTGCTCGCCCTTCATCTTGCTGATGTTCTTGCGCAGAGCCACCACCCGATACGGCTGGCCGCACTTGCCCGGCTGGTAGTCGAACTCCGCCA
This window contains:
- a CDS encoding transposase; protein product: FIFGMDANAALVSRAEALDEDSWQRMEREPKHVPLTDQTRQRFQADEKERIVRERGYVNLELNYEDVAEFDYQPGKCGQPYRVVALRKNISKMKGEHVLIDEIRYFFYITTRTDLSAAEVVRCANERCDQENVIEQLKNGVNALRVPLYDLVSNWAYMVIAALAWNIKSWFAMMMHLKRDRKEYLGMEFRRFIHSVILIPCRVTRRARSITIRLLGYQPTLDRFFSAWRTIERTGFG